AAAGGGGCAGGTCATCCAGAATGGTGCCAGTCTCAGAATTATTCTGTTGGGTATCAGCAGGAGCCTGTTCTAATTCAAGGAAATGAGCGATCGCAAACTGAATGACCCAGTTCGGCGATAATTTTGTCACATCTGCATAGGCAGCGATTGCAACCTGCACTGGTTCAGGCAGGAAGTCAAAGATTCGAGGCTGTATGTTGGAGCTGGAGGTTGGCATCAATTTACTCCTCCTGGGCAATGCGATCGTTGTAAGGGGGACGAACTTGTCGCAAGACAATCTGCTCTAACTGTAATGATAGCCTAGCCCAAGGAAAAGACAGTCGGGCAACTGCAATCCGAACATCGTCTGGGTCCAGCCGGTCAATAAAAGCCCATCCCAGAGCCTTATGTCCTCCTCTCAACCTAGAGCGAACATTGCCCGATTTACCAATATACAAAATGCCCATAGTGCGGTGCTTGATGGCATATAGTCCGGCACCGTTGGGCAGTTGGTGGAACTCTCGACTCAGCACATAGCATTCCTTAAAGGGTGTTTCCACAAGAATGACAAGGAGACGGTCTGCCTCCTGTCCTAAAGATTTCTGCTCAACCACAGTTTGACATTCATTTTCAACTCATCTAATCCTGCCACGCTTGCTCATTCTGGAAACTGCATGGATGATTCTAAGAGAGAAAGCTGACTTACATTCAAGATGTCAGGGTTAACCTGTGCCCATGCCAGTGCCTCTGCCACCAGAATTGGATCACCAGACGCTAAAAACTGCTGCATTTGAGCAACCATCCTTGTTTGAGAAGCTTCTTGCTGAATACGTTTTCGCTGATAATATGCCATTCGGACAGCTTCCTGACGGGCTTCTTGCTGTGCCTTGATATCAAATAAGACTTGCTGGATATATTGGGCATTCTGCGGGAATTGAGACAGATCATTAGTAGACGCAGAACTAGAAGAATTACTTCCTGTAGATTGCTCTGGACGACTGGCTTGATCAGTGAAACCCTTGCCAGGAGTATTATCACCGTCTGCTATAGGTAATAAGCTTGGAGGACTGTGGTAGTTAGATGCGGTTTTAGCGCAATCTAACTGGCTGTCCAAATTGAAGCTTGGGGGGTGCGGGGGGTTTTCCACAGGTGATTGTGAGAAGGTTGTGAAAGTGTTGCAGCAATCAGTCTCAAAATAATTGGGATGCCAGAGGTCACGGTGGCGATAAAGCGATCCACCGCCAATGCCGTATTTTAGTAATGATTGGAAACGGGCAGTTGGCTTAATTGGGAGACTTTCGTTTTCTAATAAATCAGCGATTGCGCGTCGAATTCGATCTCTGGTTGCCGCAGCTTGCCGCTGATTCCAAGACGGTGACCGAATGATCGCTTCTTTGAGTTCTGGGTCTTGAGGTTCTGGTTTATCTTTCTTCGGCTGATCTCCAAAGTGGAAATAACGGCTGTTTTCGATGCAACGCGCCCATTCTTCGGCTCGATGTTCAATCTCATGCTGATGACGGCACCACTCCTGGTATCCAGGAAGTGATTGGGCAGTTTCAACGATCTCACTAATCAGCGCATCTCCTTTCAGGGGTTCTCCGCCGGAGAGGATGTGGTGAAAAATGTATGCCCGCATTGTGATCCGACCGAGCAGACGATTCGTTTGCCCGTGACTTGTCCAGCCCAGCTCAATCTCGGCGTTTAAGTCATTAATGAATTTCTCAGCTTTTCCTGAGATACCAAAATGCTTTCGCTTCGATTGTTTCAGAACCTGCTTGAGCGTTTTGCTATCGATATTGTTTTGTTGCTGGGTGAGTCGCCACTGCTTCACAAAGGTCTGAGAATGACTCCAGATTGGCTGGAACGTTTTATCGAGTAAGTACGAGCCGAGCTGAAGGGGAAGTCGGTGGGCGTTAAACAGACTTATATTTCCATCGGCTGCATACGGCTTGGGATTGGGAAAAATCTCAAGCTGCCCAGGTTGAAGTTTAAATCCGGCATTTTCTAGCAAGCAGGCGAGGACGATCGCAAGCTGCCATGAGCTTTGAGTTTCCTGAAAGGGAAAGTAGAGGTGCAATCCGCCACTGTAGCTGGAGGTGCAGGCAATGTAGCTCACAAGTCCCAGCGGTTCTAAAGCCGCCACAATTCGAGAAATGGCAAATGGATCGTGATTCGGGTGATAGTGGCTGGCAGCGTCAATATCGACCAAGCCGTAATTTGTTTCTGCACCAAACCGGACGCCGAAAAGATACGCCCCCTGTCTGATCAGGCGATCGCTCAGAGGATGGCGACTTTCTGTTTTCCATTCAGGGTCTTTACCCAGATTGGAATGTTCTGCCCAAATGTAATCGAACCGATGCGGAAATAGAGCAAGGAACTCGTCTTCCCATTCGGGCACGTATCTAAATAAAGGGTGGGCGGCATCAGAAGGCGTTGAGGCTGGGGGACTCATCTGGCTATCAGTCTTCTTTGAGAAGAAAATGGATGCCAAATTGTGCCAAATTTTGAAAAACCCCGTTTGGCGCAGGATCAGTTTGATCAAACTGATCAGGGTGTAGTAAAAGCGGTAGAGCCTTTATCTGGTAAAGCTTCTCATGACCTTACTGTGAGACGATCCGGGCATTTTGTGAGGCGATCCGGGCATTTGTGTGAGTTCATTCGGGATCAACTGTAGTACGCTGAAATCTGCTTCCATCAGGGATTAGAAGCCAATTTTGAAGACAAAATTTTTTACTACAAGGCAGTTTTGTAGTGATCAGTAGAACGAAGTGAGCAGGAATAAGGTAATTTTGTGAGCCGATCCGGGAAATTTTACCAGTTGAAGCAGGTCGTTCTAAATGGCTGAAAGCTTGATAAATACTGAATTGTCGGTCGGTTGGCAGGATTTGTTTCTACTACAACGTAGCTTTGTAGTGATCCGCGATTCATAATATTCCAGAAAATCAAGACTCTTTGTGAGCCGATCCGGGTGTACTTTTAAGCCTAGACTAATTCTCAAGATGAGCTAAGACTATTGCAGGACAATCTTTACAGCAATTTTTCTGGAATCTGTTTTTACTACAAAATTGTCTTGTAGTGATTTCTCAACTCTAGAAATCTACGAATTAAATGTTTTGTGAGCCGATCCGGGGCAAATTTGAACGTGGGGTAAACTTCATCAAAGACCTGAAAGCCTTGTGTGTTATGGCTTTTAGAGAGATCAAAAAAGCAGAGCTTTTACTACAGACTCTTTTGTAGTAGACCAGATGAGGGAAAAATCAGGTTTTACCTGTTTTTACAGGGCGATCACCTGAAAGAGCGATGTGCCCTCGACTGCGCGGCTCTATGGGTTGTTTAGGAGTGTTTTTGGCAGCAGAAGGAGTCGGCACGTAAATCTACAGTTTCAGAATCGATCGCAAATCGGCTTCCATTTCAGGAGTAGGTTCCCGCCGACCGGATTCAATGTGAGAAATAAGCTGCTGGGAGACTCCCAACATACCTGCTAATTTTGCCTGACTCCATCCTTTACCCTTGCGGGCTGTCTTAACCTGTTCCCCTGTTAGCGGAGTAGCTTTAGCCGGTGATAACTGTGGTTTGGAATTACGGCGATCGCTGAACTTCTTGCCCTTCTTCCGTTCCAATAGCGTTGGGATAGGTTCGGGTGGACGGATAATCAGTTTGCTTTCAAGCAGGATATTGATATATCCTTTGGGTTTTCGAGTTTTACTATCAGGTCTGAGCGACTCTGGATAATTCTGGTCAAATTCGACCGTCCAACCCAGTTTAATCAGAGTTTTAAGAGCCTCATTCCACTGATCGACTAAATCCCGTGCTTTGTAGCGATCTTTGAGAGCCTGTTCTAGCTTGGTTTGGTAGCCAATTAACAGGGATTCCAGAAGCGTTTTAACTTTGTACTCGCCGGAGGTGTGAATTCGGCTTTCGACTGTTAAATGAAGGGCGAGGCGTAGCGCAAGTTCATTGTGATAAGGATCAATCTTGAGGACGCTCTGAGCGAGATAGCCAAATTGGTATAGAGCTTCCTTCGCTTTTGCCCCACCGCGATTGAGAAATCCTTTAGTCCAGAGACCCGGTTGAACCTGAAGTTCTACCCTTTCCAGGTTTTCGATTTTTCCGGTTAACAAACTTTTCTGCCCTGTTGCGCTGATGCCAATATTCCACATCCGGGAGGTTTGAATCGTAACCTGGGTTTTTCGCCGGTTGATTTGTCCTTCTTTCCATTCCACCTTAACCAGCAAACAGTCCAGGGCAAAGGCGCAGCTCGCGAGTTCTGAAAGTTTCTGATGCACCGAAATATCCTTCCGGTTATTCCAACCGAGATTGCGGATGACATCCTCGCCTGAAAGCGTAAAGCTGCCGCTCCAGGGTTCCTCCTGATTCATAGCGTGGGCTGCCAGGATCATCTGGAGCTTGACCGTATTAAATCCAAAGTTATTGATGATCTTCTCGGCGGCATCCCAGGGAAGGGTTGTAACATCACCGGGACTGGAGATGTAATGCTCGATATAGTTCTGGTGATTGCTTTTGGCAATTTTCGAGAAAACGGCAATTCCATCGCGATCGTACCAGAGGTCTTTCCTCAACTGGGATTCCAGTGAGCTGATAAAAGGTGCGCCTGTCGGGATTGGCTCAATATGGCTATTTAGGAAAAGTTCAGCTTCTTTAGGCGAGTTGATAATGCTGGAATTAATCAGGTTGTTTAGCTCACTATCCAGTAATCTCACTCGGCTCTCGGTGCGTTCCAGATTTTTTTGGACGCGCTCCCACTGGGCATGACCCGAAGGAGGTTTAGCGACTGCTGAAAAGGCACTGGAAATTTCCTCAAGCAGCTTGGATGCTGCCTCCAACCGAGCTTTACTGAGTTTGATGTCAAATACTAACTGGTCAGAAAACTCGCTATTCTGGACCGCCTGCAAGCATGATTCAGCTTCCTCAACCCACTCCAGGACTTGAGCAGCATTTTCATTCCATGTTTCGGTAAAATGCTCCCACCCAGCTATATCAAGTGTTTCCAGGCTCATAGGCTCAATTAGAGGAGACTTAGATTTTACCAAGATATTCTGACTCCAGGCTGTCCACCCCATTTTACCGAGGTTCCTGGAAATCGCTCCACTGAAACCATTGTTTCATAGATCCGTTCGCTGCTTTTAGGGAATAGATAAAGTGTGTTGGGTTGAAAGCATTCCCTAAATCAGCTTGAAGGAATAAGGCTGTCCTGAAACTCATGAAGCCCAGACTTTGCTCTTAGCAGACTTGGGCTTCTTCCAAAGGCTCTGGTCAAGAGAGCTTTAGGGTAAATGCTGTGCATCGCTCACTAGGAAAATACTTAGGGAATAATTAAGGCGGTATCACACAGAACTATTCCCTAAAATAAAAGCTATTTCGTGATTTTGTTTGTATGACGATCGATCGCTTGCAGAGCATCAGCCTTATAGGAATTCGCGGTGTCAACAATACGCGAAACACCGTTTTTACAAATCGGACTCCACCAACACTAATTCCACGTTAGGGTGTTTGCTAATCAGCTCAACCAGCCAATCGTACACCGTCGGTCCCTGTTCTCGCAGTGCTGCCCGCAGTGCCCAGGCTGTTTTGATCAGTCGGTTCGGAGGACAGTCTCTTAGTTGCTGTGTGAGCTGATGGACGGTATGCGGATATCCCAGCGCAGCCTGTGCAATTTTTGTGTTGCACCAGATCAGGCGAAATGTTTCAGGCACATTGCCGTACTCGCCGCGTAGAACATTGGGCAGGGTCTCTAGATTTTCGCCCCACGGCTGCCCACCTAATAGCACTCGTCCAATCTCGGCATAAAACGCTTCCAGCGTGGTTGTGCGGCGACCCTCCAGAATGTACTGCGGTGTCACAGCTCCTGTATCGCTTAATGTATCGCTTTTCATAGTTGCTTCTCATAGACCCAAAATTCATCGCCCGGAGAAGTTTGATAATCTGCTTGCTGCAACAGGGTGAGCCAATCGTTTGTTCTAGGAAAGAAGCCGCTGACTGTGGAATACCCTAAATTAGATGCGAGATGTTTGATCGATTGCAGTAAATTGGGCAGGCGATCCGCCGTAGGTGGCTGCGCGAAGCGATCGAATGTGCCTTCAAGATAGCCAATCCACAATGCTGAATCGGCACTCTCCAGATGGCTCTGAACCAGCACTCCCTGTAGCTCTTGCTGCTGCCAGTCTCCCCACACTTTACCCAACTCTAATCGCTCCTGAAGCTGCTCGATCGTCAGCCTTTGCCACTTCGCACCCCGACTGATGAAAAGCGGCGGCACTGACTGCACTCGACCCACAAACTGCCAGACGGCTGCAAAATCCTGCGGCGCAAGTTGGATGAGCGGCTGGAATGAACGGCTTGATGGCATGGCGATCGCGGAGTGCTCCTGGTAGCAGGCAATCGGTTCATAGCCCCGTCGCTGAATCATTTCAGGTATGCCCTGGTTCCAACTACCGACACAGCAACGAATCGTCGTGATTCCTCTGGCGTGACAATACTGTGCAACTGCCAGGTCTAAATGCCGTACCAAGCCGAGTCCTCGATACTGCGGATCGACCCGTAATCCTTCCCACCAGCCTTCCTGCGGCGCAAGCTGCACCACTCGCGTCATTGCAACGGGCTGACCTGCTATCTCTACGACCAAAATTTGTCCGGTCGGATCTGCGATCCATTTGTCCCAAACTTGAGCAATGTAATCCTCATGATTTTCCCAGGTGTGCTGGCAAAAGGCGAGAACGGCAGTCTTGTCCTCGCTTCGGGCTGGACGCACGATAATATCCGTCGCTTTTGTCATTTCAGGTTTGATTGGATAATTTTTGTTGGTGCTTCCAAATTATGGCGACTCTTGTCTTGACTGAAGTTTTACGGACTTTTATCCCAGTCCCTTTGGGTTTGCGCTAAGTGCAATTCGCCTTCCTCAGTCGGACGGATTAGCTGCCAGAATGTCGTTTCCCAGCAGAAAAATGACACGCCTGCATAGTTCTCCCGATGAACGAAATCGACCTGCTGCTGAATTTGCTGGATGGACTTGGGTTTGAGAAATGGTCCCGTATAAATACCGATCGCGATCGGTATCCCTGCTTTTCCTTTCGCTGTACTCTCTCCCGATCGTAATTGTTGCAGCTTGGCGTTTGCTAATTCGGCAGCAAAATCGGAGGCTTTAGCGCGATAGACCTGCACCACCACCTCATCGAGCAGTCCTAACTCCCTCCACTTTGTCCAGTCCTGGAGATAATTCTGATAGGCAAAAGTCGGCAGGTTTGGGGACAGCGAGATGGTTGCAGAGGGACGCACGGCTCTAACCGATCGGGCAATTTTTTTCATCAGTTCGGTGATGTGCGCGGCTCGCCACTTCATCCATTCCTCATCGGTAGGATCAGCCGGTGGAACTTTCCCACCATGCTCCGATCGATAGCATTGAACGGTGTAGGCATCGTAGCCGAAGGCAACCGGAAGCCCAAAGTGGTCATCTAGCTGAATACCATCGATCGGATAACGCTGGGCAACTTCCACAATTAGATCCACGAGAAACCGCTCTGCTTCGGGATGAGCCGGATTAAGCCACGCTTGCCCATTCGCCTCGTCTGTCTGGTCACCATTGCGTGTTGTGGTCAGCCAATCTGGATGCAGAAGCGCAATCGCCGATCGGGGCGGAACCATCAGCCCGTATTCAAACCAGGGAATCAGCCGCAGCTTTTGTCGGTTGGCTTGCTTCACTAACCCAGCGAGCGGGTCAGGACGAGGCAATTTTTGCCAGAGGGGAAGCATTCCACCGGCACGTCCAGCAACAGCACTGGGATGAAGTGTTACCCCGCCATTCCAGACCGATGGGTACAGCGTGTTGAGTTGGAGCTTGGCAAGATGGGCGATTGTGTCGTCAAGCCGAGTGGTGTAATACAGCAATGCGGCACCCACATCAGTCATCCACACGCCACGCACTTCATCTGATGTCCTAGCACCTTGGGGAACGATCGGAGCCTGACGCAGCAGGAAAACCAGACACAACGCACAGAAAAATAAACTGAATAGCCTACGCTTCTGCAAACGCAATTGGCGGGCAGGTTTTTGGGGAACAGGAGCAGACATCACAATTACAACAGGCAGTGCCGATCGTAGCAGAGTGCAGTCCTCCCATTCTAACGACGGCAATTTCCGCAGATGAAATTTTAGGAGCGGTCACCGTCTTGTCTCGCAGCCAAGAGTTCTGATTCTTAGGGGACATTTAGGGAACATTAGAGCTATTAGTATTCCCTAAGTTAATAGCGGCTCTTTTGAAGAAGTTGCAGAATGCATTCTCTCAGGAGGCGATCGTCTAATCATGGTCTGTACCCTGGAGGCACAAATCTTTACAGTAGTTGGAATGAGAAACATTCTGTAGGCGGTTGGTATTGCACCACGAGAACTGCCTCAAGTTCTGGCTCTCCAAGCAGCAGGCTGTAATTTAGCGGTTGTGCTAAACTCCCCAGAACAAGCGAAAGCGTCACGATGTTTGTATGATCGCTGCTCAATTTGATGGCTATGAGGTGTTACGAGCCGAAGGTTCTGCATCTCTCGCCCATTGGTCTTGGTTCTGGGATTGGTGAAACGGTCAATTGGAGTTCAGTTTTGGATGGAACCAGAAACGACACGGCTTTCCCATCGGTACTCTCCGCGCTTACCCATTCCACCTGTTCTGAGAATGTCAGAACCCGGTTCGTTTGCTCAATATACGCTCAAAAAACGGTTGCCAGCGATCGTCGGGACTGTCATTTCAGATAACGCCTTGTCTCAGTCTGCCCTCGCTAATCTGGGAGCTTTAGCCCAGGAGCTATCGAGTGGA
This genomic interval from Leptolyngbya ohadii IS1 contains the following:
- a CDS encoding GIY-YIG nuclease family protein; the protein is MVEQKSLGQEADRLLVILVETPFKECYVLSREFHQLPNGAGLYAIKHRTMGILYIGKSGNVRSRLRGGHKALGWAFIDRLDPDDVRIAVARLSFPWARLSLQLEQIVLRQVRPPYNDRIAQEE
- a CDS encoding glycoside hydrolase family 10 protein codes for the protein MSAPVPQKPARQLRLQKRRLFSLFFCALCLVFLLRQAPIVPQGARTSDEVRGVWMTDVGAALLYYTTRLDDTIAHLAKLQLNTLYPSVWNGGVTLHPSAVAGRAGGMLPLWQKLPRPDPLAGLVKQANRQKLRLIPWFEYGLMVPPRSAIALLHPDWLTTTRNGDQTDEANGQAWLNPAHPEAERFLVDLIVEVAQRYPIDGIQLDDHFGLPVAFGYDAYTVQCYRSEHGGKVPPADPTDEEWMKWRAAHITELMKKIARSVRAVRPSATISLSPNLPTFAYQNYLQDWTKWRELGLLDEVVVQVYRAKASDFAAELANAKLQQLRSGESTAKGKAGIPIAIGIYTGPFLKPKSIQQIQQQVDFVHRENYAGVSFFCWETTFWQLIRPTEEGELHLAQTQRDWDKSP
- a CDS encoding helix-turn-helix domain-containing protein encodes the protein MSLETLDIAGWEHFTETWNENAAQVLEWVEEAESCLQAVQNSEFSDQLVFDIKLSKARLEAASKLLEEISSAFSAVAKPPSGHAQWERVQKNLERTESRVRLLDSELNNLINSSIINSPKEAELFLNSHIEPIPTGAPFISSLESQLRKDLWYDRDGIAVFSKIAKSNHQNYIEHYISSPGDVTTLPWDAAEKIINNFGFNTVKLQMILAAHAMNQEEPWSGSFTLSGEDVIRNLGWNNRKDISVHQKLSELASCAFALDCLLVKVEWKEGQINRRKTQVTIQTSRMWNIGISATGQKSLLTGKIENLERVELQVQPGLWTKGFLNRGGAKAKEALYQFGYLAQSVLKIDPYHNELALRLALHLTVESRIHTSGEYKVKTLLESLLIGYQTKLEQALKDRYKARDLVDQWNEALKTLIKLGWTVEFDQNYPESLRPDSKTRKPKGYINILLESKLIIRPPEPIPTLLERKKGKKFSDRRNSKPQLSPAKATPLTGEQVKTARKGKGWSQAKLAGMLGVSQQLISHIESGRREPTPEMEADLRSILKL
- a CDS encoding GNAT family N-acetyltransferase; this translates as MTKATDIIVRPARSEDKTAVLAFCQHTWENHEDYIAQVWDKWIADPTGQILVVEIAGQPVAMTRVVQLAPQEGWWEGLRVDPQYRGLGLVRHLDLAVAQYCHARGITTIRCCVGSWNQGIPEMIQRRGYEPIACYQEHSAIAMPSSRSFQPLIQLAPQDFAAVWQFVGRVQSVPPLFISRGAKWQRLTIEQLQERLELGKVWGDWQQQELQGVLVQSHLESADSALWIGYLEGTFDRFAQPPTADRLPNLLQSIKHLASNLGYSTVSGFFPRTNDWLTLLQQADYQTSPGDEFWVYEKQL
- a CDS encoding barstar family protein; the encoded protein is MKSDTLSDTGAVTPQYILEGRRTTTLEAFYAEIGRVLLGGQPWGENLETLPNVLRGEYGNVPETFRLIWCNTKIAQAALGYPHTVHQLTQQLRDCPPNRLIKTAWALRAALREQGPTVYDWLVELISKHPNVELVLVESDL